Below is a genomic region from Haliotis asinina isolate JCU_RB_2024 chromosome 14, JCU_Hal_asi_v2, whole genome shotgun sequence.
GGTACATTGTCATTCTGTAGTTCACTGTATCTGGTGATACATTAGGTAAATACAGTGACCAGGGCACAGTGTCATTCTTTAGTTCACTGTATCTGGTGATAGATTAGGTAAATACAATGACCAGGGCACATTGTCATTCTGTAGTTCACTGTATCTGGTGATAAATTAGGTAAATACAATGACCAGGGTACATTGTCATTCTGTAGTTCACTGTATCTGGTGATACATTAGGTAAATACAATGACCAGGGTACATTGTCATTCTTTAGTTCACTGTATCTGGTGATAGATTAGGTAAATACAATGACCAGGGTACATTGTCATTCTGTAGTTCACTGTATCTGGTGATAAATTAGGTAAATACAATGACCAGGGTACATTGTCATTCTGTAGTTCACTGTATCTGGTGATAAATTAGGTAAATACAATGACCAGGGTACATTGTCATTCTGTAGTTCACTGTATCTGGTGATAAATTAGGTAAATACAATGACCAGGGTACATTGTCATTCTGTAGTTCACTGCATCTGGTGATACATTAGGTAAATACAATGACCAGGGTACATTGTCATTCTGTAGTTCACTGTATCTGGTGATACATTAGGTAAATACAATGACCAGGGCACATTGTCATTCTGTAGTTCACTGTATCTGGTGATAAATTAGGTAAATACAATGACCAGGGTACATTGTCATTCTGTAGTTCACTGTATCTGGTGATACATTAGGTAAATACAATGACCAGGGTACATTGTCATTCTGTAGTTCACTGTATCTGGTGATACATTAGGTAAATACAATGACCAGGGTACATTGTCATTCTGTAGTTCACTGTATCTGGTGATACATTAGGTAAATACAATGACCAGGGTACATTGTCATTCTGTAGTTTACTGTATCTGGTGATACATTAGGTAAATACAATGACCAGGGTACATTGTCATTCTGTAGTTCACTGTATCTGGTGATACATTAGGTAAATACACTGACCAGGGTACATTGTCATTCTGTAGTTCACTGTATCTGGTGATACATTAGGTAAATACAGTGACCAGGGCACAGTGTCATTCTGTAGTTCACTGTATCTGGTGATAGATTAGGTAAATACAATGACCAGGGCACATTGTCATTCTGTAGTTCACTGTATCTGGTGATAAATTAGGTAAATACAATGACCAGGGTACATTGTCATTCTGTAGTTCACTGTATCTGGTGATACATTAGGTAAATACAATGACCAGGGTACATTGTCATTCTGTAGTTCACTGTATCTGGTGATACATTAGGTAAATACAATGACCAGGGTACATTGTCATTCTGTAGTTCACTGCATCTGGTGATAAATTAGGTAAATACAATGACCAGGGTACATTGTCATTCTGTAGTTCACTGTATCTGGTGATACATTAGGTAAATACAATGACCAGGGTACATTGTCATTCTGTAGTTCACTGTATCTGGTGATACATTAGGTAAATACAGTGACCAGGCACAGAGTTTCATCAGCAAGCGTCCATTCACGTTCACCCAGATCAGTTCACCTGCCATGTACAACATGGTCATGGTGGTATTTTAAGACATTTTCTGGTCTTTATTAATGATCGTGACTTCCATTATAGCAGTACACACTTCGGTTTTTGTGGCAAACATATATCACATGCTCTCCAGCATTGTGTGAAATCTCAGTGTGATCAGATCTAACATTGCAACACCCTTGTACACATCAACAATTGCTAGATATCTCGTCAATGAAATGTCTTCACAGTATTTGCGACACCAGTTTGACATGATTGGTAACCCTAATGTCAAATAATGTACCTCACACTCTCAAGTTGCTCCGCTTCATTCTTTACATACCAGACACTCATTGTTACTGATTCAAACTGGAAATGTTACAAGAACAATTTTTGTTGGTAAATGGCTGATATTACACCCTCTGATGAATATATTTAGTTTCATGCAAAGGAAACAGGGGAGGTTCTCAGTTTCTTCTTTTCAGGTGTTGGCGATGTACCCAGGGTAATAGTGACATGTACTTTACGTATTGTTGCTGAATCGGCAGAATgatagaatgagtgagtgatgatgTCATTGCAGGACCCAGAGGATCTGCCGTTCATGAAGGGGGAAGTGCTGGAAGTCATCGCAAAGGATGAGGAAAGCTGGTGGACTGCTCGCAATAGCCAGGGTCGTGTCGGACAGATCCCTGTACCCTACTTTGGCAAGGTAAGACACGCTCCATGTCTGTTGTCATTATGAGGAATGTAACTCACTACATACAGTGTTGTGTGAATCATAAGGGCTACAGTTGACTGTGCTGTGTTAATCACTGCTGCAATTTTACTGAGCTGTGCTGTGTGATGAATTAGCGCATCATGTGAAGGACAAGTGTTTTTGCCAGATTTGAGTATTTGCAGACTTTGGTTCTAAGGGTGGTGTGTTGCTGAATGTTGAACATCTTTCATTACAGTACCAGGAAGTGACAAGCCCACCTAGACCAGACTACCAGAGTCCAATACCACCCATGTTAACTGATGTAAGTACCTAGACCAGACTACTGGAGTCCAGTACCACCCATGTTAACTGATGTAAGTACCTAGACCAGACTACTGGAGTCCAGTACCACCCATGTTAACTGATGTAAGTACCTAGACCAGACTACTGGAGTCCAGTACCACCCATGTTAACTGATGTAAGTACCTAGACCAGACTACTGGAGTCCGATACCACCCATGTTAACTGATGTAAGTATCTAGACCAGACTACTGGAGTCCAGTACCACCCATGTTAACTGATGTAAGTACCTAGACCAGACTACTGGAGTCCAATACCACCCATGTTAACTGATGTAAGTACCTAGACCAGACTACCAGAGTCCAGTACCACCCATGTTAACTGATGTAAGTACCTAGACCAGACTACTGGAGTCCAGTACCACCCATGTTAACTGATGTAAGTACCTAGACCAGACTACTGGAGTCCAGTACCACCCATGTTAACTGATGTAAGTACCTAGACCAGACTACTGGAGTCCAGTACCACCCATGTTAACTGATGTAAGTACCTAGACCAGACTACTGGAGTCCAGTACCACCCATGTTAACTGATGTAAGTACCTAGACCAGACTACTGGAGTCCAGTACCACCCATGTTAACTGATGTAAGTACCTAGACCAGACTACTGGAGTCCAATACCACCCATGTTAACTGATGTAAGTACCTAGACCAGACTACTGGAGTCCAGTACCACCCATGTTAACTGATGTAAGTACCTAGACCAGACTACTGGAGTCCAGTACCACCCATGTTAACTGATGTAAGTACCTAGACCAGACTACTGGAGTCCGGTACCACCCATGTTAACTGATGTAAGTACTGATATGACAAATGTCTAGTCAGGTATATTTTGGTCAGTAGTGAACCCCCAATACGTATATAGAGTGTCTGGATTATAGCTGAACAATATATAAGAACCTATAGCACAGATGTTAACTGACGTATCAACTGTCTTCAGTGATGTAGAATGACCTGAGTACATGCACCACTATGTAAAAAGAACAGAAGACCTGCTACCACTAATCCAACATTGTGCGAGTAAAAGATGTAGCTCATTTCCTGTCAAGCTTGGAGACTGCCAAATTGTTGCCACCTGATGGATTCCTGATCATACAAAtcctccacctccacctccacctccacctcccCCACAGTGATGTCTCTAAAGGAACACACAAATCCCAAAGCAGACAAACACCCTTGCACAGTTGTGTCCCTATGCTGAAGGATCTGCTGTAGGTTTGAAACCTGCTTATGATGCTTTATATATCAGCACAAACCTGATCTCAGATTCACCATGGAGGAAACATCCCCTTTCCCCTACACTGAACTGAAGTACAGTGTCAAAAACTGGGTGAATCAGATGTTTGTCCTTTCACTGCCAGTGGAAACAAATCTAAGAGAGAGGTGTTGTGAGTGTTATCATTCAGCCAGACAGGAGAtataacaaattgtattcccTGATGTTGTGTTATTACCAGGTTACGTCCTACCAGTGTATTAAAAACCATTGCATAAAAATTTGTCGAAGTGTCATTTACATGCAGACCTGTGAAGATGGGAGGAGGAATTGGTCAGTAGTgacacatgcttgttgtaagaggcaactaatggcaTCCGATATTCAGGCTTAGTTGTCATCATATCACATTTGTGTTTATCagtgctcacgctgttgatcactagtttgtctgatccagaatcGAACGTTTACAGACTTccgccacatggctggaatattgcctgcCTGAGATAAATACAGATACATGTTGTGTACGTGAGAGGTGAATATCTTGTATATGTTCTGATTCCTGCTTGCTTGTTCCCAGGTAACCCTGCCAGCAAAGGCTACTGTGATCACCCAGCGGATACCCAATGCTTACGACAAAACCCAGCTGAAGCTATTGGTAGGTTGACTTATGTAAGGCCCCCATCATTTCCCAGAGTTTTTTTCCCTAGGCGTGCCAGGATCTGatgattattattttattactcattattggatatttatatatctgATGATGTTTAGTAGAAGCAATGCCCTCATTGTGATCCTTGGTTTCTCAGCCTCACTTCCACAGTTACAGAAGTCAAACTGTATTTACTTCCACGGGATTGTTGGTGGTCCTTCTGTTTGCTTTCATTCCTTTCATCTCAGTGACCCACGAAGGTCTGTGgtaggtctttagcaacccatgcttgccacaacaATCGacaatatttattgtacaaggCAActtatgggatcgggtggtcagactcgctgacatatcatcagttccaaattgtgcagatcaatactcatgctgttgatcagtggaatgtctggtccagactcaattatttactgactgcctccatatagctggattattgtgTAAttgagtgtgacataaaactaaatttactcagtcactcacttttATGTCAGGTTTTGTTTAGTCTTCCCAATCACTGTTTTAACATGTACTTTGTTGTCAATTTGAAGTACTGAAAACTGGTTCTTATAGCCctcatttattatttatttgacTCAGCTGCACTATTGCTGATGTGTCTCTAAATTTAAACACTTTTGCACGACCAAGCTATATGCTGTTCAGAGGCCAATGTTCTGTGCTTATGCTCTGAAGCTGGAATCAATTGATCACAGTTTGTGAAGTTTCTAATCATGTTGGGTGACTGCTGAATGAGTCGTCTGCTTGTTGTATTTGTGTGGAGGGTGCCATTTTGAACTGTCTATTGATTGTTGTGATTGGTCAGTCTTGTGTGGAAGGTGGCACTTAGAACTGTATATTGATAGTTGTGATTGGTCAGTCTTGTGTGTATGACTGTCTCATGAGACAACCTGGATTCATTCCGCACATGGGCGCAGGAGCTAAACTTCATTCTCAATGTCCATTGACCCACTGTTAAACATTTATGTCTATTTCagaaaggggagataatcacGGTCACAGCGATGAACGTTAACGGACAGTGGGAGGGGGAGGTGAACGGAAGAACTGGAATATTCCCGTTTACACATGTCCGATTTTTATCACCCGAAGACCTGGAGAGGCTAAATCAGTGAACTCTCCTGTAGATAATCTGTACAGAGGGGTATCTACTGGACACCCAGTATTAACACCAACCAGAGACAACTTGTCACCACACACCAAGAAACAGTGGAACCAGTATGTAGCACGGATACCATGCTAGCACCTGGACACTCTCATGGCCCATGTGTCAAGCCAGTGTGTCCATTTGTAGCGACGTCTCAATGAATgtgtcaaagggagacaactcttgctGGTGACAAGAGTTGTTCTTTAATGATTTCATTAGTCAACTGTTAATCTGCATTAGGTTGAAGAGATAAGAGGTTTTGGTTCTGGGTTTCATGAATTTGATCATTCAGTTTCACTGGAACTAAGGAAATTGTGTATTTGTACTTGAAATAAGTCCAGAGGAAACAAAAGTGTTCAAAATGTTTCGATGacaaaatgacaataaaaagaATATGTTATCAAGACATAGAAAA
It encodes:
- the LOC137260951 gene encoding adapter molecule Crk-like; translation: MAADFDPHDKLSWYFGPLGREETNDILMNECESGVFLVRESRSIRGDFVLCVREDMKVSHYIINRIQVGNKTRFRIGDQEFPDIPNLLNFYKTHYLDSTSLIKPAPRIKIVAKYDFPGRDPEDLPFMKGEVLEVIAKDEESWWTARNSQGRVGQIPVPYFGKYQEVTSPPRPDYQSPIPPMLTDVTLPAKATVITQRIPNAYDKTQLKLLKGEIITVTAMNVNGQWEGEVNGRTGIFPFTHVRFLSPEDLERLNQ